From the Streptomyces pluripotens genome, one window contains:
- a CDS encoding dihydroorotase, with product MSKILIRGAKVLGGEPQDVLIDGETIAEVGADLRAEGAEVIEADGKVLLPGLVDLHTHLREPGREDSETVLTGTRAAASGGYTAVFAMANTFPVADTAGVVEQVWRLGQEHGYCDVQPIGAVTVGLEGRKLAELGAMHESAAGVTVFSDDGKCVDDAVIMRRALEYVKAFGGVVAQHAQEPRLTEGAQMNEGVVSAELGLGGWPAVAEESIIARDVLLAEHVGSRVHICHLSTAGSVEIVRWAKSRGIQVTAEVTPHHLLLTDELVRTYNPVYKVNPPLRTERDVLALREALADGTIDIVATDHAPHPHEDKDCEWAAAAMGMVGLETALAVVQETMVSTGLLDWAGVADRMSVKPAQIGRATGHGRPVSAGEPANLTLVDTAYRGQVDPAGFASRSRNTPYEGRELPGRVTHTWLRGKATLVDGKLT from the coding sequence ATGAGCAAGATCTTGATCCGTGGTGCGAAGGTGCTCGGCGGCGAGCCGCAGGACGTGCTGATCGACGGCGAGACGATCGCCGAGGTGGGCGCGGACCTGAGGGCGGAGGGCGCCGAGGTCATCGAGGCCGACGGCAAGGTGCTGCTGCCCGGCCTGGTCGATCTGCACACCCACCTGCGCGAGCCCGGCCGCGAGGACTCCGAGACGGTCCTCACCGGCACCCGGGCGGCCGCATCCGGCGGTTACACGGCGGTCTTCGCCATGGCCAACACCTTCCCGGTCGCCGACACCGCCGGTGTGGTCGAGCAGGTCTGGCGACTCGGCCAGGAGCACGGCTACTGCGACGTCCAGCCCATTGGTGCCGTCACCGTCGGTCTGGAGGGCAGGAAGCTCGCCGAGCTGGGCGCCATGCACGAGTCCGCCGCCGGGGTCACCGTCTTCTCGGACGACGGCAAATGCGTGGACGACGCGGTGATCATGCGTCGCGCGCTGGAGTACGTGAAGGCGTTCGGCGGTGTCGTCGCCCAGCACGCGCAGGAACCGCGGCTCACCGAGGGTGCCCAGATGAACGAGGGCGTCGTCTCCGCCGAGCTGGGCTTGGGCGGCTGGCCGGCCGTCGCGGAGGAGTCGATCATCGCGCGGGACGTCCTGCTCGCCGAACACGTCGGCTCCCGCGTCCACATCTGCCACCTGTCGACCGCCGGAAGCGTGGAGATCGTCCGCTGGGCCAAGTCCCGCGGCATCCAGGTCACCGCCGAGGTCACCCCGCACCACCTGTTGCTCACCGACGAGCTGGTGCGGACGTACAACCCCGTCTACAAGGTCAACCCGCCGCTGCGCACCGAGCGCGACGTGCTCGCCCTGCGCGAGGCGCTCGCCGACGGCACGATCGACATCGTCGCCACCGACCACGCCCCGCACCCGCACGAGGACAAGGACTGCGAGTGGGCTGCTGCGGCCATGGGCATGGTCGGCCTGGAGACCGCGTTGGCGGTGGTGCAGGAGACCATGGTGAGCACGGGCCTGCTGGACTGGGCCGGCGTCGCCGACCGCATGTCCGTCAAGCCCGCGCAGATCGGACGGGCCACCGGGCACGGCCGTCCCGTCTCGGCCGGTGAGCCGGCCAACCTCACGCTCGTCGACACGGCCTACCGTGGCCAGGTAGATCCCGCGGGCTTCGCCTCGCGCAGCCGCAACACCCCGTACGAGG